One Helicobacter ibis genomic window carries:
- a CDS encoding radical SAM/SPASM domain-containing protein: MDKIQTLINSKVNTYIPYHDFYYADKRFMFCKLTSIDSLDNYEINMAYNMHKINKETKDFLNTADKREQFFHDSRLLSIASNWSVLTSENIVEEFFKYPYTIYIGLENKCDTKCPQCLWFGEPSQLHKTNYFRQHNRITDEKFYKIVEFAKLGNSRIVFSGPGEPLYDDRIFEFIKYAKSQKIRKVEVAYHPNMLNEENFIKLLKLDVNPPFYIHLFLISSNLNIAKDKERIKYILRIAKNHNLSNECIVFHITYSPTMFNEAFRYFLEIKEIGYEAQLYNESYTAKHTINNNRYSCGLIFKEMYIFPDGSVGNCSIQRNILGFEDESIFSYGNIYKDSLHDIWFGEKHRKIAMEHINHNIDKDSVCANCNSWYNEC, from the coding sequence TTGGATAAAATACAAACATTAATAAACAGCAAAGTCAATACTTATATTCCATACCACGATTTCTATTATGCAGATAAAAGATTCATGTTTTGCAAATTAACTTCTATAGATAGTTTGGATAACTATGAAATAAACATGGCATATAATATGCACAAAATAAACAAAGAAACAAAAGATTTTCTAAATACAGCAGATAAAAGAGAACAATTTTTCCATGATAGCAGGCTGTTATCAATAGCTTCTAATTGGAGTGTGTTGACAAGTGAAAATATTGTAGAAGAATTTTTTAAATATCCATATACTATTTATATAGGACTTGAAAACAAATGTGACACGAAATGCCCACAATGTTTATGGTTTGGGGAACCATCGCAACTACACAAAACAAATTATTTTAGACAACACAATAGAATAACAGATGAAAAATTCTATAAAATAGTTGAATTTGCAAAGCTTGGCAACAGCAGAATTGTATTTTCTGGTCCCGGGGAACCACTATATGATGATAGAATCTTTGAATTTATAAAATATGCAAAATCTCAAAAAATAAGAAAGGTAGAAGTTGCATATCACCCAAACATGTTAAATGAAGAAAACTTCATAAAATTACTCAAACTAGATGTGAATCCTCCATTTTACATACATTTATTTTTAATATCAAGCAATTTAAACATCGCAAAAGATAAAGAAAGAATAAAATACATATTAAGAATTGCTAAAAATCATAATCTATCCAATGAGTGCATAGTTTTCCACATTACTTATAGCCCTACAATGTTTAATGAAGCTTTTAGATATTTTTTGGAAATAAAAGAAATAGGATATGAAGCACAACTATATAATGAATCTTACACAGCAAAACATACTATAAACAATAATAGATATTCTTGTGGATTGATATTTAAAGAAATGTATATTTTTCCTGATGGTTCTGTTGGGAATTGCTCAATACAAAGAAATATATTAGGATTTGAAGACGAAAGTATTTTTTCATATGGAAACATTTACAAAGATTCGCTACATGATATTTGGTTTGGAGAAAAACATAGAAAAATAGCTATGGAGCATATAAATCATAATATAGACAAAGATAGTGTATGTGCTAATTGTAATTCTTGGTATAATGAATGTTAA
- a CDS encoding SixA phosphatase family protein — MNLIIVRHAKAQDRETCASDDLQRELVESGIKDSKKIAKYLSKRYKNIGLIVSSLALRSQQTAKYILEQYKNTAYVIDPQINPDSNIEGYIKYTEKHENIIIIGHEPNISEVLYKICKIKNVIIKKSCIIELKYKDNTWQLFGIKNIKDKND; from the coding sequence ATGAATCTAATTATAGTGCGTCATGCAAAAGCGCAAGATAGAGAAACTTGTGCTAGTGATGACTTACAAAGAGAATTAGTAGAATCTGGCATAAAAGATTCTAAGAAAATCGCAAAATATTTATCCAAACGCTATAAAAATATAGGCTTGATAGTCTCATCATTGGCGCTAAGATCGCAACAAACAGCAAAATACATATTAGAACAATACAAAAATACTGCATATGTAATAGATCCACAAATTAATCCTGATTCTAATATAGAGGGATATATCAAATACACAGAAAAACACGAAAATATAATAATAATCGGACATGAACCAAACATTAGCGAAGTGCTATATAAAATATGCAAAATCAAAAATGTAATAATTAAAAAATCATGCATAATTGAATTAAAATATAAAGATAATACATGGCAATTATTTGGAATTAAAAATATAAAGGACAAAAATGACTAA
- a CDS encoding 5'-methylthioadenosine/adenosylhomocysteine nucleosidase — protein sequence MTIGILGAMNEEISLLLEHYKDYETIKFGGNTFYKVNSNHTIIIASSRIGKVFSTLSAATMVLHFKCEKMIFSGVAGGVNSDYRIGDLVLGVELCQHDVDITAFGHPYGYISNGKIFTKTDEFLTNLALDIATKEGYKIHKGIIATGDQFIHNKERKEWIKKEFKADAIEMEGASVAVACDNLNVPLCVIRAISDNAGDEALISYEEFLDEAARKSASLVIKMIEQL from the coding sequence ATGACAATAGGTATATTAGGTGCAATGAATGAAGAAATTTCATTACTTTTGGAGCATTATAAAGATTATGAAACTATAAAATTTGGTGGAAATACGTTCTATAAAGTAAATTCAAATCACACAATAATAATAGCTTCAAGTAGAATAGGCAAAGTATTCTCGACTCTAAGTGCTGCAACTATGGTTTTACATTTCAAGTGCGAAAAGATGATCTTTAGCGGTGTAGCTGGTGGCGTAAATAGTGATTACAGAATAGGTGATTTAGTTCTTGGAGTTGAGTTGTGCCAACATGATGTGGATATAACTGCCTTTGGGCACCCTTATGGTTATATAAGTAATGGAAAAATATTTACAAAAACAGATGAATTTTTAACTAACCTAGCACTAGATATAGCTACAAAAGAAGGATACAAGATTCATAAAGGGATAATCGCTACTGGAGATCAGTTCATACACAATAAAGAAAGAAAAGAATGGATAAAGAAGGAATTTAAAGCAGATGCAATAGAAATGGAAGGTGCAAGTGTTGCAGTTGCGTGTGATAATTTAAATGTCCCATTGTGCGTTATAAGAGCTATATCAGACAATGCAGGAGATGAAGCATTAATTAGCTATGAAGAGTTTTTAGATGAGGCTGCTAGAAAGAGTGCATCATTGGTGATAAAAATGATAGAGCAACTATAA
- the fabD gene encoding ACP S-malonyltransferase, protein MSISVIFPGQGSQSIGMGKDLYDNSQIVKELFEQASDVLQEDMAQLCFSENDKLNKTRYTQPAILLVSYATYMLIKDKVKGSIKFALGHSLGEFSALCATNALSFESAISLVSIRGKLMEEVCKNKSSGMMVVLGLEDFVLEEFCEKKRNLGLKVWCANYNGDGQIVLGGIKEDLSALEVEIKGLGAKRTLILPMSVASHCPILEDMKDDFKSILSESIKDEFLFPVISNTNAKPYKTKQEAIELLSNQLILPVQYKQSITSHEGEIEQFVECGGSVLKGLNKRLTQKPTISLQTYTDICEFIK, encoded by the coding sequence ATGAGTATATCAGTTATTTTTCCGGGACAAGGAAGCCAAAGTATAGGAATGGGAAAAGACTTATATGATAACTCACAAATAGTAAAGGAACTATTTGAACAAGCAAGTGATGTCTTGCAAGAAGATATGGCACAACTATGCTTTAGCGAAAACGATAAATTAAATAAAACGAGATATACACAACCAGCAATATTATTAGTAAGCTATGCAACATATATGCTAATAAAGGATAAAGTAAAAGGAAGTATAAAGTTTGCTCTAGGGCATTCTTTAGGTGAGTTTAGTGCTTTATGTGCCACAAATGCGCTTAGCTTTGAATCTGCTATATCTTTGGTATCCATTAGAGGTAAGCTAATGGAAGAAGTTTGCAAAAATAAAAGTAGCGGAATGATGGTTGTTTTAGGGCTAGAAGATTTTGTGCTAGAAGAATTTTGTGAAAAAAAGAGGAATCTAGGGCTTAAAGTATGGTGTGCCAATTACAATGGTGATGGTCAAATTGTGTTAGGTGGAATAAAAGAAGACTTATCAGCACTAGAAGTAGAAATAAAGGGCTTAGGAGCAAAAAGGACTCTAATTCTACCTATGAGTGTGGCTTCACACTGCCCGATTTTAGAAGATATGAAAGATGATTTTAAATCCATACTAAGCGAAAGCATAAAAGATGAATTTCTATTTCCAGTTATTTCCAACACAAATGCAAAACCTTACAAAACAAAACAAGAAGCAATCGAACTTTTGTCAAATCAACTAATATTGCCAGTGCAATACAAGCAATCAATCACAAGCCATGAAGGTGAGATTGAACAATTTGTAGAATGTGGCGGAAGTGTTTTAAAAGGACTAAATAAAAGATTAACGCAAAAGCCAACAATATCGCTACAAACTTACACAGATATTTGTGAATTTATAAAATAA
- the argS gene encoding arginine--tRNA ligase: protein MYNKLKTLIDGALNISCVLEVPKDRNLGHFALPTFQFAKVLKKAPNIIAQKFANKLQNLQEIDKLEVVGGYINFFVSDIFLENCIDNLDSKKEKKQQRILIEYVSANPTGPLHIGHARGAILGDSLYKIGKYLGYDIVSEYYVNDAGEQIVKLGKSICAFGKNEFYNEELVIPEGCYNGEYVRELAREAKEKFGTDCFKACDTDSKLLEQISIFGKDKMLQEIKDNLAKIGIYFDSYVSEVDMYKDWDSTLEILQKNNAIYKKDEKLWIKSTEYGDEKDRSLMRENGEMAYIVGDIIYHRNKFMRNFDRYINIWGADHHGYIARIKASLEFLGFSSDKLEIILSQMVALLKDKQAYKMSKRAGNFILMKDVIDDVGSDALRLVFLSKKADTQLEFDVEDLNRHDASNPVYYINYAHARIHTLFEKSNTSFENIEKQSLQNLSESLKNLLVLSLRLDKVLDDSFKDRAPNKVVEFLKNLSAEFHHFYNEEKILETQNEKQTLYALKIVANSIKNGLSLLGVNAKTKM, encoded by the coding sequence ATGTATAACAAGCTAAAGACGCTCATTGATGGAGCGTTAAATATCTCATGTGTATTAGAAGTCCCAAAGGATAGGAATCTTGGACATTTTGCATTGCCTACTTTTCAGTTTGCAAAAGTGCTAAAAAAAGCACCAAACATAATCGCACAAAAATTTGCAAATAAATTGCAAAACCTACAAGAAATAGACAAATTAGAAGTTGTCGGTGGATATATAAATTTCTTTGTAAGTGATATATTTTTAGAGAATTGCATAGATAATTTAGATAGTAAAAAAGAAAAAAAACAACAAAGAATCCTAATAGAATATGTAAGTGCAAATCCGACAGGACCATTGCATATAGGACATGCAAGGGGAGCTATACTTGGTGATTCGTTATACAAAATAGGAAAATATCTAGGCTATGATATAGTAAGTGAATACTATGTAAATGACGCTGGAGAACAAATAGTAAAGCTAGGTAAATCAATATGTGCATTTGGCAAAAATGAATTTTACAACGAAGAGCTAGTGATTCCTGAAGGTTGCTATAATGGAGAATATGTCAGAGAACTAGCAAGAGAGGCAAAGGAAAAATTTGGCACAGATTGCTTTAAAGCTTGTGATACAGATTCTAAGCTATTAGAACAAATTAGTATCTTTGGTAAGGATAAAATGTTACAAGAAATAAAAGACAACTTAGCAAAAATTGGAATTTACTTTGATAGCTATGTGAGCGAAGTTGATATGTATAAAGACTGGGATAGCACACTAGAAATCTTGCAAAAAAATAATGCCATATACAAAAAAGATGAAAAACTATGGATAAAATCCACAGAATACGGAGATGAAAAAGATAGGTCTTTGATGAGAGAAAATGGCGAGATGGCTTATATAGTTGGAGATATTATTTATCATAGAAATAAATTTATGCGTAACTTTGATAGATACATTAATATATGGGGTGCTGATCATCATGGATACATCGCAAGAATCAAAGCTTCTTTAGAGTTTCTTGGATTTTCAAGTGATAAGCTAGAGATAATTCTATCCCAAATGGTCGCACTACTGAAGGATAAACAGGCTTACAAGATGAGCAAGAGAGCTGGCAATTTTATATTAATGAAAGATGTCATTGATGATGTAGGTAGCGATGCATTAAGGCTTGTTTTTTTAAGTAAGAAGGCAGATACTCAACTAGAGTTTGATGTAGAAGATTTAAATAGGCATGATGCATCAAATCCTGTATATTATATAAATTATGCTCATGCTAGGATTCATACATTGTTTGAGAAGTCAAATACAAGCTTTGAAAATATAGAAAAACAAAGTTTGCAAAACTTAAGCGAATCTTTAAAAAATCTATTAGTGCTATCTTTAAGGCTTGATAAGGTCTTAGACGATTCATTTAAAGATAGAGCGCCAAATAAAGTAGTGGAGTTTTTGAAGAATCTATCAGCAGAGTTTCATCACTTCTATAATGAAGAAAAAATACTAGAAACACAAAACGAAAAACAAACACTATATGCCCTAAAAATAGTGGCTAATTCTATAAAAAATGGATTATCACTATTAGGAGTAAATGCAAAAACAAAAATGTAA
- a CDS encoding twin-arginine translocase TatA/TatE family subunit translates to MMPSVQQLLIVLLIIIVLFGAKKIPDLAKGLGSGIKNFKKAVKDDDNEAQEVADATKIEQDKKDTANTTTTTTNATSDTTKTNV, encoded by the coding sequence ATGATGCCTAGTGTCCAGCAGTTGCTGATTGTTCTTTTGATTATTATAGTTTTGTTTGGGGCAAAAAAGATTCCAGATTTAGCAAAAGGTCTTGGTTCTGGTATTAAAAACTTCAAAAAAGCAGTAAAAGATGATGATAATGAAGCACAAGAAGTAGCAGATGCAACAAAAATAGAACAAGATAAAAAAGATACTGCTAATACAACCACAACTACTACAAACGCTACTAGCGATACAACAAAAACAAATGTATAA
- a CDS encoding ABC transporter ATP-binding protein — MIEIQNINLYTKKKHILKNINLNINSGEKVALLGASGSGKSMLMQSILGILLEDMKLDGNIETNEKFGVILQNPSSCFFNTCTIKEHFLETFKAHNIKEYNYGLEYLNLDALVLEAYPFMLSGGTLQKIMISLALSINPSFILADEPTSNLDSATTKNLIDLILEQQENLRFGLLFITHDISLAKYIADRIIIIDNGEIIEQNAKTQIITTPQHNKTKELLNEDKKLAFIEKKEKTTNTHKLISVKNLKKSYTSGGFFNKAKINYVLDDISFDLFYKNNLGILGKNGTGKSTITKILLGLESYDSGEIEILNHNIKGNFPKELRKDIQSIFQDSSYINPKQSAIDSILEGLENFTHIQNREKKAEELLKLVKLDSSYMHKKNAYFSGGEQQRIALARILALEPKIIILDEAISSLDAHLQYKMIELFKNIQKEKNITFIVVSHDIRIILQLCNEVIILDNGKVSLKTSADNIEQIKEKLD; from the coding sequence ATGATAGAAATACAAAACATAAATCTCTATACAAAAAAAAAGCATATTCTAAAAAATATAAATCTAAATATAAATAGTGGTGAGAAGGTTGCCCTACTTGGTGCAAGTGGTAGTGGCAAAAGTATGCTAATGCAGAGTATTTTAGGGATATTGCTAGAAGATATGAAATTAGATGGAAACATAGAAACAAATGAAAAATTTGGTGTAATTTTACAAAATCCATCTAGTTGCTTTTTTAATACATGTACTATTAAAGAACATTTTTTGGAGACATTTAAAGCGCATAACATAAAAGAATATAACTATGGCTTAGAATATCTAAATTTAGATGCATTAGTGTTAGAAGCTTATCCATTTATGCTAAGCGGTGGGACATTGCAAAAAATAATGATATCTTTAGCATTAAGCATTAATCCTAGCTTTATCTTAGCAGATGAGCCAACTAGCAATTTAGATAGTGCTACAACTAAAAACTTGATTGATTTGATTTTAGAACAACAAGAAAATCTTAGATTTGGACTTTTGTTCATAACTCATGATATATCTTTAGCAAAATATATTGCAGATAGGATAATAATAATCGATAATGGAGAAATAATAGAGCAAAATGCAAAAACACAGATTATCACAACTCCACAACACAATAAAACAAAAGAGTTGCTAAATGAAGATAAAAAACTAGCCTTTATAGAAAAAAAAGAAAAAACAACAAATACACACAAACTAATAAGTGTAAAAAATTTAAAAAAATCATACACAAGTGGTGGGTTTTTTAACAAGGCAAAAATAAATTATGTGCTAGATGATATTAGCTTTGATTTATTTTATAAAAATAATTTAGGAATCTTAGGAAAAAATGGTACAGGAAAATCAACAATAACAAAAATTCTACTAGGCTTAGAATCTTATGATAGCGGGGAGATAGAGATTTTAAACCATAATATAAAAGGTAATTTTCCAAAAGAATTAAGAAAAGATATTCAAAGTATTTTTCAAGATTCAAGCTATATAAATCCAAAACAAAGTGCAATAGATTCTATTTTAGAAGGATTAGAAAACTTCACACACATACAAAATAGAGAAAAAAAAGCAGAAGAATTATTAAAATTAGTGAAACTAGATTCAAGCTATATGCACAAAAAAAATGCCTACTTTAGTGGTGGAGAGCAACAAAGAATAGCTTTAGCTAGAATCTTGGCACTAGAGCCAAAAATAATAATATTAGATGAAGCAATAAGTAGCCTTGATGCACATTTGCAATATAAAATGATAGAACTATTTAAAAATATACAAAAAGAAAAAAATATTACTTTTATAGTTGTATCACATGATATTCGGATTATTTTACAATTATGCAATGAAGTTATAATCTTAGATAATGGGAAAGTTTCGCTAAAAACAAGTGCAGACAATATAGAGCAAATCAAGGAGAAGCTAGATTAA
- the nikC gene encoding nickel ABC transporter permease subunit NikC, whose amino-acid sequence MKLKISATLSIIIILIAIFAPLIFDHDPNYGDLQNKFLPISSEHLLGTDHLGRDILSRLGHGARISFFSVFAISLLIVVSSFFIGILSGYKGGIVDNILMRICDVFLTFPTFILALFFIAIFGVGLLNVILAIFMTHWAWYARMVRSITLEIKSQNHILAAKMLGDSEFKIMRQHILPVVFSQMIILITLDFGHMLLHVSSLSFLGLGVKAPTAEWGVMIQDFAPYIMEYPHLMIYPGLCIFVSVAIFNTLGEALRDRYAIQSVRFH is encoded by the coding sequence ATGAAGCTTAAAATATCAGCTACACTAAGCATAATAATAATATTAATTGCAATTTTTGCTCCATTGATCTTTGATCATGATCCAAATTATGGTGATTTGCAAAATAAATTTTTACCTATTAGTAGTGAGCATTTGCTTGGTACGGATCATTTAGGTAGAGATATTTTAAGTAGATTAGGGCATGGTGCTAGAATCTCATTTTTTAGTGTATTTGCTATTTCTCTATTAATTGTAGTTAGCTCATTTTTTATAGGGATATTATCTGGCTATAAGGGAGGAATTGTAGATAATATTTTAATGAGAATCTGCGATGTGTTTTTGACTTTTCCAACTTTTATTTTGGCATTATTTTTTATAGCTATTTTTGGGGTTGGGCTATTAAATGTAATTTTAGCTATATTTATGACACACTGGGCTTGGTATGCAAGAATGGTAAGAAGCATAACGCTAGAGATAAAATCACAAAATCATATCTTGGCAGCCAAAATGCTGGGTGATAGTGAGTTTAAAATAATGAGACAACACATTTTGCCTGTCGTGTTTTCTCAAATGATAATTTTAATAACACTTGACTTTGGGCATATGCTTTTACATGTATCTTCTTTGTCATTTTTGGGACTTGGAGTAAAAGCACCTACTGCAGAATGGGGGGTTATGATTCAAGACTTTGCGCCATATATTATGGAGTATCCACATTTGATGATATATCCCGGACTTTGCATTTTTGTATCAGTTGCAATTTTTAATACACTAGGAGAAGCCTTAAGAGATAGATATGCAATACAATCAGTAAGGTTTCATTAA
- a CDS encoding ABC transporter permease subunit: MFLFIIRRILTLIPILLAVSFIVFGILRLSPIDPAFAYLTQSQIPPTQEALELTRIELGLDKPFFVQYGIWLKNILSFDFGISYVTKRPVLDDILYYLPTTLNLAFLSMFVVIIFGIALGVLGAIKKDSIIDKSLGVFSFFCVSMPSFWFGFCLIYVFTIYFGILSPYEELSLYSYILPVTTLSLMSLGINTRLVRVSFLEHKSQRSTLYALARNLNKSTINKKVLYTSLLPIVTSLGMHFGELLGGAVVVEILFGLPGFGRYAVSAIYSHDYPVIQAFMIIMVLIFVILNLMVDILLAYLNPQIRYQKAKNEA; this comes from the coding sequence ATGTTTTTATTTATTATTAGAAGAATCCTAACTTTAATTCCAATACTGCTTGCTGTGTCATTTATTGTTTTTGGAATTTTAAGGCTAAGCCCAATTGACCCTGCATTTGCATATCTAACACAATCACAAATACCACCAACACAAGAAGCACTAGAGCTAACAAGAATCGAGCTTGGACTTGATAAGCCTTTTTTTGTTCAATATGGAATCTGGCTAAAAAATATACTCTCTTTTGACTTTGGAATCTCATATGTTACAAAGCGACCGGTGCTTGATGATATTTTGTATTACCTGCCTACAACGCTGAATTTAGCGTTTTTATCAATGTTTGTTGTGATTATCTTTGGTATAGCTTTAGGTGTGCTAGGAGCAATAAAAAAAGATTCCATTATTGATAAATCTCTTGGTGTGTTTTCATTTTTTTGTGTGTCTATGCCTAGTTTTTGGTTTGGATTCTGCCTTATTTATGTATTTACTATTTACTTTGGGATTCTATCTCCCTATGAAGAGTTATCATTGTATAGCTATATTTTACCAGTTACTACGCTTAGCCTTATGTCTTTAGGAATTAATACTAGGCTAGTTAGGGTTAGTTTTTTAGAACACAAATCACAAAGGAGCACACTATATGCACTAGCAAGGAATCTAAATAAATCAACAATAAATAAAAAAGTCTTATACACTTCACTATTACCTATTGTTACTTCATTAGGCATGCACTTTGGTGAGCTTTTAGGCGGTGCTGTTGTAGTTGAGATTCTATTTGGATTACCAGGTTTTGGCAGATATGCAGTAAGTGCTATATATAGTCATGATTATCCTGTAATTCAAGCTTTTATGATAATTATGGTGCTAATTTTTGTGATATTAAATTTGATGGTTGATATACTTCTTGCGTATCTAAACCCACAAATAAGATATCAAAAGGCAAAAAATGAAGCTTAA